Proteins from one Sylvia atricapilla isolate bSylAtr1 chromosome 1, bSylAtr1.pri, whole genome shotgun sequence genomic window:
- the C1H7orf57 gene encoding uncharacterized protein C7orf57 homolog, translated as MTLKKPEKSPLPSQIPGLSDLSRAPHEVPQSGYHGKRIKETDSAYLKLAKQGGRPDLLKHYTPVVMTSSPATYAAPDWYSHCASPAGIEESRSYVPSLPDYMDHREFMADDHHGNSYETRRGPFDFDTKSVWQREAEDKEKAEKKKVKLPPISPKYPSRMPTVSTNKEFSGANKLSFPPMPAQRKSEAVNFSKLISNGYGTDWFQQRTGWEKKIKETSENSEQSEGNVIES; from the exons ATGACGCTGAAAAAACCCGAGAAAAGCCCACTTCCCTCCCAGATTCCGGGTCTCAGTGACCTTTCAAGAGCTCCCCATGAGGTGCCACAATCTGGGTACCATGGGAAGCGGATCAAAGAGACTGATTCAGCCTACCTGAAGCTGGCAAAGCAGGGAGGCCGACCTG acCTACTGAAGCACTACACTCCTGTGGTAATGACATCCTCTCCAGCAACATATGCTGCACCTGACTGGTACTCACACTGTGCCAGTCCTGCAGGGATTGAGGAGTCACG GAGCTATGTTCCCTCTCTACCAGATTACATGGATCACAGAGAGTTTATGGCTGATGACCATCATGGAAACAGTTATGAGACAAGAAGAGGGCCTTTTGATTTTGATACAAAAAGTGTTTGGCAGCGGGAAGCTGAGgacaaagaaaaggcagagaaaaagaag GTAAAGCTCCCACCTATAAGCCCCAAATATCCAAGCAGAATGCCAACTGTTTCTACAAACAAGGAATTTAGTGGAGCAAATAAGCTTTCCTTCCCACCCAT GCCTGCTCAGAGAAAAAGTGAAGCAGTAAATTTTAGCAAATTAATAAGCAATGGTTATGGGACTGACTGGTTTCAGCAGCGTacaggatgggaaaaaaagattaaagaaacatcagaaaacaGCGAGCAATC